A stretch of the Argentina anserina chromosome 6, drPotAnse1.1, whole genome shotgun sequence genome encodes the following:
- the LOC126798977 gene encoding BTB/POZ and MATH domain-containing protein 1-like, whose translation MKDQNFHCINVEDIEAPVFKALLHFMYWDSLPDIEDLTGINSHGAATLMAQHLLAAADRYGLERLKLLCEESLCKDVAINTVATTLALAEQHHCFQLKAVCLKFIATPGNLQGESFISLQFCLTNNLK comes from the exons ATGAAAGACCAGAACTTTCATTGCATAAATGTTGAGGACATAGAGGCTCCAGTCTTTAAG GCTCTACTTCATTTCATGTATTGGGATTCACTGCCTGACATTGAGGATCTTACTGGCATCAATTCTCATGGAGCTGCCACTCTGATGGCTCAGCATCTGCTTGCTGCAGCAGATCGGTATGGCTTAGAAAGGTTAAAATTGCTGTGCGAGGAGAGTCTGTGCAAGGATGTAGCAATTAACACTGTGGCAACGACATTAGCTTTGGCAGAACAACATCACTGTTTCCAGTTGAAAGCAGTGTGCCTCAAATTCATTGCGACACCTGGAAATCTACAAGGTGAGTCTTTTATATCTCTCCAGTTTTGTTTAACTAATAACTTAAAATGA